One window from the genome of Equus asinus isolate D_3611 breed Donkey chromosome 29, EquAss-T2T_v2, whole genome shotgun sequence encodes:
- the LOC106827464 gene encoding malignant T-cell-amplified sequence 1, with product MFKKFDEKENVSNCIQLKTSVIKGIKNQLVEQFPGVEPWLHQIMPKKDPVKIVRCHEHIEILTVNGELLFFRQREGPFYPTLRLLHKYPFILPRQQVDKGAIKFVLSGANIMCPGLTSPGAQLYPAAEDTVVAIMAEGKQHALCVGVMKMSAEDIGKVNKGIGIENIHYLNDGLWHMKTYK from the coding sequence ATGTTCAAGAAATTCGATGAGAAAGAAAACGTGTCCAACTGCATCCAGTTGAAAACCTCCGTTATCAAGGGCATCAAGAACCAGCTGGTGGagcagttcccaggcgtggagccCTGGCTGCATCAGATCATGCCCAAGAAGGACCCGGTCAAGATCGTGAGGTGCCACGAGCACATAGAGATCCTGACCGTCAACGGGGAGCTGCTGTTCTTCAGACAGAGAGAGGGGCCTTTCTATCCGACTCTGAGGCTGCTCCACAAGTACCCCTTCATCCTGCCGCGCCAGCAGGTGGATAAGGGCGCCATCAAGTTCGTGCTCAGCGGCGCCAACATCATGTGTCCCGGCCTGACCTCCCCCGGGGCTCAGCTCTACCCCGCTGCGGAAGACACGGTGGTCGCGATCATGGCGGAGGGCAAGCAGCACGCCCTGTGTGTGGGCGTCATGAAGATGTCTGCAGAAGACATCGGAAAGGTCAACAAAGGCATCGGCATTGAAAACATCCACTATTTAAATGATGGGCTGTGGCATATGAAGACGTATAAATGA